From the Solanum stenotomum isolate F172 chromosome 4, ASM1918654v1, whole genome shotgun sequence genome, one window contains:
- the LOC125863333 gene encoding cysteine-rich repeat secretory protein 38-like, translated as MSSSKLISCLFILSSTAILVQTVISTNPLSHICSKSENFTANSYYAQNLKNLLGNLYLKTPQTGFSTCSIGQNHDQTNGLSLCRGDISSNNCKSCVLDASEELGKRCPYDKEAIIWYDNCLLKYSDKDFLGKIDNMNKFYMWNVRVVKNPKYFNAKTKELLGNLAENAYKMSNLYATGEMEIEENKKLYGLVQCTRDLSNEDCKKCLDGIINELPSCCDGKEGGRVISGSCNFIYEIYPFINTP; from the coding sequence atgTCTTCCTCAAAATTAATCTCTTGTCTATTTATTCTTTCATCCACTGCAATTCTTGTACAAACAGTAATTTCCACAAATCCACTTTCTCATATTTgctcaaaatctgaaaatttcacAGCCAATAGTTACTATgcacaaaatttgaaaaatcttttAGGTAATCTTTACCTAAAAACACCCCAAACAGGTTTCTCAACTTGCTCAATTGGGCAAAATCATGATCAAACAAATGGACTTTCTCTATGTCGCGGCGATATTTCAAGCAATAATTGCAAATCTTGTGTATTAGATGCAAGTGAAGAACTTGGAAAACGTTGTCCTTACGATAAAGAAGCCATCATATGGTATGATAATTGTCTCTTGAAATATTCCGATAAAGATTTCTTAGGAAAAATTGATAACATGAACAAGTTTTACATGTGGAATGTTCGCGTTGTGAAGAACCCTAAATATTTCAATGCAAAGACTAAGGAATTGTTGGGAAACTTGGCTGAAAACGCTTATAAAATGTCGAATTTATATGCAACTGGAGAAATGGAgattgaagaaaataagaaattgtATGGATTGGTTCAATGTACAAGAGATCTTTCAAATGAGGATTGTAAGAAGTGTCTTGATGGTATTATTAATGAGCTTCCAAGTTGTTGTGATGGGAAAGAAGGTGGAAGAGTTATTAGTGGAAGTTGTAactttatatatgaaatttacccCTTTATTAATACTCCTTAG